One part of the Gossypium raimondii isolate GPD5lz chromosome 1, ASM2569854v1, whole genome shotgun sequence genome encodes these proteins:
- the LOC105774486 gene encoding glucose-6-phosphate 1-dehydrogenase, chloroplastic isoform X1: MSTFSSMHSPSYSHSFICSSSINEKKNQRFVFSSFPRFSVPANAKVFLQCQANSHQNAVLMQDGAVATKVSPVEKETPIEKLKSELLSVTSSNEWDEKAGFDINENESTVSITVVGASGDLAKKKIFPALFALYYEGCLPKHFTVYGYARSKMTDAELRNMVSKTLTCRIDKRENCGEKMEEFLKRCFYHSGQYDSEENFAQLDKKLKEHEGGKVSNRLFYLSIPPNIFIDAVKCASSSASSGNGWTRVIVEKPFGRDSDSSAALTKALKQYLTEDQIFRIDHYLGKELVENLSVLRFSNLIFEPLWSRQYIRNVQLIFSEDFGTEGRGGYFDHYGIIRDIMQNHLLQILALFAMETPVSLDAEDIRNEKVKVLRSMRPLQLEDVVIGQYKSHSKGGVTYPAYTDDKTVPKDSLTPTFAAAALFIDNARWDGVPFLMKAGKALHNKRAEIRVQFRHVPGNLYNRNFGTDLDQATNELVIRVQPDEAIYLKINNKVPGLGMRLDCSNLNLHYAARYSKEIPDAYERLLLDAIEGERRLFIRSDELDAAWSLFTPVLAELEEQKIMPEYYPYGSRGPVGAHYLAARYNVRWGDLGLDQSA; the protein is encoded by the exons ATGTCAACTTTTTCTTCAATGCATTCTCCTTcatattcacattcattcattTGTTCTTCatcaataaatgaaaagaaaaatcaacggtttgttttctcttcttttccgaGATTTTCTGTTCCGGCTAATGCTAAGGTGTTTCTTCAATGTCAAGCAAATTCGCATCAAAATGCTGTCCTCATGCAAGATG GTGCAGTGGCGACAAAAGTGTCACCGGTGGAAAAGGAAACTCCTATTGAGAAATTGAAAAGTGAGTTGTTGTCAGTTACATCTTCAAATGAATGGGATGAAAAGGCCGGTTTTGATATCAATGAAAATGAGTCAACCGTCAGTATCACGGTGGTCGGAGCTTCTGGGGATCTTGCGAAAAAGAAGATATTCCCCGCACTTTTTGCACTTTATTACGAAGGCTGTCTTCCTAAG CACTTTACTGTCTATGGTTATGCGAGGAGTAAGATGACTGATGCGGAACTAAGGAATATGGTGAGCAAGACCCTTACCTGTAGAATCGATAAAAG GGAGAATTGTGGTGAAAAGATGGAAGAATTTCTTAAAAGATGTTTCTACCACTCTGGTCAGTATGATTCTGAGGAAAATTTTGCTCAGTTGGACAAGAAGCTCAAGGAGCATGAG GGTGGGAAGGTTTCTAATCGCCTCTTTTATCTATCTATCCctccaaatatttttattgacgCTGTAAAATGTGCAAGCTCGTCAGCTTCATCGGGTAATGGTTGGACCAGGGTCATTGTTGAGAAACCTTTCGGTCGAGATTCGGATTCATCTGCTGCACTGACAAAAGCGCTAAAGCAGTACCTAACCGAGGATCAAATTTTCAG GATAGACCACTATCTAGGAAAGGAACTTGTGGAAAATCTTTCTGTTCTGCGGTTCTCCAATCTTATATTCGAACCATTGTGGTCGAGGCAATATATTAGAAATGTACAATTGATATTTTCTGAAGATTTTGGAACCGAAGGACGTGGGGG GTATTTTGACCATTACGGTATAATTAGAGATATAATGCAGAATCATCTACTTCAAATACTTGCTCTCTTTGCTATGGAAACCCCCGTAAGTTTGGATGCCGAGGATATAAGAAACGAAAAG GTTAAGGTCTTGCGGTCAATGAGACCGTTGCAACTTGAAGACGTAGTTATTGGACAGTACAAGAGCCACAGTAAAGGAGGAGTTACTTACCCTGCCTACACGGATGACAAGACCGTGCCCAAAGATAGCTTGACCCCAACTTTTGCAGCCGCCGCCTTGTTCATAGACAATGCACGGTGGGATGGGGTGCCTTTTCTTATGAAAGCCGGAAAAGCATTACATAATAAGAG GGCGGAGATAAGGGTACAGTTCAGGCACGTGCCTGGCAATTTATATAACCGAAATTTTGGAACTGATCTTGATCAAGCTACGAATGAGCTCGTCATTAGAGTGCAGCCAGATGAAGCTATTTATTTGAAGATCAATAACAAGGTCCCTGGACTCGGGATGAGATTGGACTGCAGTAACCTAAACCTTCATTATGCTGCCAG ATATTCGAAAGAGATTCCGGATGCGTACGAGAGGCTTCTGCTGGATGCAATTGAAGGTGAGAGAAGATTGTTTATCCGGAGTGACGAGCTCGATGCAGCCTGGTCACTCTTCACTCCCGTTTTGGCAGAGCTGGAAGAGCAAAAAATAATGCCCGAATACTACCCTTATGGAAGCCGTGGCCCTGTCGGGGCTCATTATCTTGCGGCCAGATACAATGTTCGGTGGGGTGATCTTGGCTTAGACCAATCGGCCTAA
- the LOC105774495 gene encoding ACT domain-containing protein ACR4, producing the protein MDCWSSSLTVDEEFEKLVIRMNPPRVTVDNATSRNATLIKVDSANKRGSLLEVVQVLTDLDLLIQRAYISSDGEWFMDVFHVTDQHGNKLSEVDVAEKIQQQLGPRSYSFRSLTRSVGVQAASKQTIIELTGRDRPGLLSEIFAVLTDLKCNVVAAEVWTHNSRMASVVYIADETTGLSIDNPERLTKIKQLLLYVLKGDRDKMNANTAVSLGSMHKERRLHQMMYADRDYDMSDANSGSTSDRSKPLVTVENCEHKGYTVVNLRCPDRPKLLFDTVCTLTDMQYVVYHATVIAEGPEAYQEYYIRHMDGCPISSEAEQQRVIHCLEAAIKRRASEGIRLELCSDDRVGLLSDVTRIFRENGLSVTRAEVKTRGSQAVNIFYVTDASGNPVKSETIEAVRKEIGLTILHVKDDAYSKSPLQESRIFSLGTLFKSRSEKILYNLGLIKSCS; encoded by the exons ATGGATTGTTGGTCTTCTTCTTTAACGGTGGATGAAGAGTTTGAGAAGCTCGTTATTCGTATGAACCCACCAAG GGTTACAGTTGATAATGCAACAAGCAGGAATGCAACTTTGATTAAG GTTGATAGTGCTAATAAGAGAGGAAGCCTTTTAGAAGTGGTTCAGGTTTTAACGGATTTAGATCTTTTAATTCAACGAGCTTACATTTCTTCAGATGGGGAATGGTTCATGGATG TGTTTCATGTCACAGATCAACATGGCAATAAGCTATCTGAAGTTGATGTTGCAGAGAAAATTCAACAG CAACTGGGACCGAGATCGTATAGTTTCCGGTCCTTGACAAGATCTGTGGGTGTCCAAGCTGCTTCAAAACAAACAATTATTGAACTGACAGGGAGAGACCGACCAGGTTTGTTGTCGGAGATTTTTGCTGTTCTTACCGACCTTAAATGTAATGTCGTAGCTGCTGAAGTATGGACTCATAACTCAAGAATGGCATCGGTTGTTTACATTGCTGACGAGACAACTGGATTATCGATCGACAACCCTGAAAGACTAACGAAGATCAAACAGCTTCTCCTCTATGTCCTGAAAGGGGATAGAGATAAGATGAATGCTAACACCGCTGTTTCGTTAGGATCGATGCATAAGGAAAGGAGGCTGCATCAAATGATGTATGCTGATCGTGACTATGATATGAGTGATGCTAACAGTGGATCAACAAGTGATAGGAGTAAACCGCTAGTAACCGTGGAAAATTGTGAACATAAGGGTTACACCGTTGTAAACTTGAGGTGCCCCGATCGGCCTAAGCTACTATTTGATACAGTTTGCACATTGACAGATATGCAGTATGTTGTATACCATGCGACCGTCATAGCAGAAGGACCTGAAGCTTATCAG GAATACTATATCCGGCACATGGATGGTTGCCCTATTAGCTCCGAAGCCGAGCAACAAAGGGTAATCCATTGTTTAGAGGCAGCTATCAAAAGACGAGCTTCCGAG GGCATAAGATTAGAACTTTGCAGTGACGACCGAGTCGGCCTTCTATCGGATGTGACTCGCATATTCAGAGAAAATGGTCTTTCTGTCACTCGAGCGGAGGTTAAAACAAGGGGTTCCCAAGCCGTAAACATATTTTACGTGACTGATGCATCTGGGAATCCAGTAAAAAGTGAAACAATTGAAGCAGTTCGAAAAGAGATTGGTCTTACTATACTCCACGTGAAGGACGATGCCTACTCGAAATCCCCGCTACAAGAGAGTCGGATATTCTCATTGGGAACGCTATTCAAATCTCGATCCGAAAAGATTCTTTACAACCTGGGATTGATAAAGTCATGTTCTTGA
- the LOC105774517 gene encoding ATP-dependent zinc metalloprotease FTSH 2, chloroplastic isoform X2, with protein MAASSACLLGNGLSTHRTKSKLSKDFYGRNIVFTPAISSLGRKSNAVLVKASLKLKQHEGRRGFLKSLLGTAGIGVPALLGNGKAYADEQGVSSSRMSYSRFLEYLDKDRVKKVDLFENGTIAIVEAVSPELGNRVQRVRVQLPGLSQELLQKFREKNIDFAAHNAQEDSGSLLFNLIGNLAFPLILIGGLFLLSRRSSGGMGGPGGPGFPLAFGQSKAKFQMEPNTGVTFDDVAGVDEAKQDFMEVVEFLKKPERFTAVGARIPKGVLLIGPPGTGKTLLAKAIAGEAGVPFFSISGSEFVEMFVGVGASRVRDLFKKAKENAPCIVFVDEIDAVGRQRGTGIGGGNDEREQTLNQLLTEMDGFEGNTGIIVIAATNRADILDSALLRPGRFDRQVTVDVPDIRGRTEILKVHGSNKKFETDVSFDVIAMRTPGFSGADLANLLNEAAILAGRRGKTAISSKEIDDSIDRIVAGMEGTVMTDGKSKSLVAYHEVGHAICGTLTPGHDPVQKVTLIPRGQARGLTWFIPSDDPTLISKQQLFARIVGGLGGRAAEEIIFGEPEVTTGAAGDLQQITGLAKQMVVTFGMSEIGPWSLMDSSAQSADVIMRMMARNSMSEKLAEDIDTAVKRLSDSAYEIALQHIRNNREAIDKIVEVLIEKETMSGDEFRAILSEFVEIPAENQVPPSVPTPVSV; from the exons ATGGCAGCATCGTCAGCATGCTTGCTAGGAAACGGTCTGTCTACTCACAGAACTAAATCGAAGTTGAGTAAAGACTtttatgggaggaatattgTATTTACCCCCGCCATTTCATCGTTGGGTCGGAAATCGAATGCCGTACTCGTAAAGGCATCTTTAAAACTTAAACAACATGAAGGAAGAAGGGGATTCTTGAAGTCATTACTCGGAACTGCTGGAATTGGAGTTCCGGCTTTACTAGGAAATGGTAAAGCGTATGCTGATGAACAAGGGGTTTCTTCCTCGAGAATGTCGTATTCTAGGTTTTTGGAGTATTTGGACAAGGACAGGGTTAAAAAAGTGGATTTGTTTGAAAATGGAACGATAGCTATTGTGGAAGCTGTCTCTCCTGAGTTGGGAAACCGTGTTCAACGAGTTCGTGTGCAGTTGCCAGGACTTAGCCAAGAACTTCTTCAGAAGTTTAGGGAGAAGAACATTGACTTTGCTGCCCATAATGCTCAAGAAGACTCCGGTTCGTTGTTATTTAACTTGATTGGCAATCTAGCATTCCCATTAATCTTGATTGGAGGGTTGTTCCTTCTTTCAAGGAGATCGTCTGGTGGAATGGGAGGTCCGGGTGGGCCTGGTTTTCCCCTTGCTTTTGGTCAATCGAAAGCAAAGTTTCAAATGGAACCTAACACCGGTGTAACATTCGATGATGTTGCTGGAGTTGATGAAGCAAAGCAGGACTTCATGGAGGTTGTGGAGTTCTTAAAGAAGCCAGAAAGATTTACCGCAGTCGGGGCTCGTATCCCTAAAGGTGTTCTTCTCATTGGCCCTCCTGGAACCGGAAAGACTCTTCTTGCTAAGGCAATTGCCGGTGAAGCTGGTGTGCCATTCTTCTCCATTTCCGGTTCTGAGTTTGTTGAAATGTTTGTTGGTGTTGGTGCTTCTCGAGTTCGTGATCTTTTCAAGAAGGCCAAGGAGAATGCCCCCTGTATTGTCTTTGTGGATGAAATTGATGCCGTTGGACGACAAAGAGGAACTGGTATTGGTGGAGGGAATGATGAGAGAGAGCAAACTCTTAACCAGCTTTTGACCGAAATGGATGGTTTCGAGGGTAACACCGGTATCATCGTAATTGCAGCAACTAACAGAGCTGACATTCTTGATTCCGCTTTGTTGAGGCCAGGACGGTTTGATAGACAg GTCACTGTTGATGTTCCGGATATCAGAGGCAGAACTGAGATACTAAAGGTTCATGGTAGCAACAAGAAGTTTGAAACTGATGTATCATTTGATGTTATAGCCATGAGAACGCCTGGTTTTAGTGGAGCAGATCTAGCAAATCTATTAAACGAAGCTGCTATATTGGCTGGTCGGCGTGGCAAGACCGCAATTTCATCTAAAGAAATCGATGATTCAATTGATAGGATCGTGGCTGGAATGGAAGGAACAGTTATGACTGATGGAAAGAGCAAAAGCTTGGTTGCATACCACGAGGTCGGCCATGCCATTTGCGG AACTTTGACACCGGGTCACGATCCTGTTCAAAAAGTCACCTTGATTCCACGTGGCCAGGCACGCGGTCTTACCTGGTTCATTCCTTCAGATGACCCTACCTTGATCTCCAAGCAACAACTCTTTGCAAGAATTGTTGGTGGACTTGGTGGCAGAGCCGCAGAGGAAATCATCTTCGGTGAACCTGAGGTGACAACAGGTGCAGCTGGTGATTTGCAGCAGATTACTGGTTTGGCTAAACAG ATGGTGGTGACATTCGGAATGTCCGAAATTGGTCCATGGTCCCTTATGGACTCATCAGCCCAAAGCGCCGACGTCATAATGAGAATGATGGCAAGAAACTCAATGTCAGAAAAACTCGCCGAAGACATCGATACTGCCGTCAAGAGGCTATCAGACAGTGCTTACGAGATTGCGTTGCAACACATAAGGAACAACCGTGAAGCCATTGACAAGATCGTCGAAGTCCTCATTGAGAAGGAAACGATGAGCGGAGATGAATTCAGGGCAATCCTTTCGGAGTTTGTTGAAATCCCGGCCGAAAATCAGGTCCCTCCTTCAGTACCCACCCCAGTCTCTGTTTAA
- the LOC105774517 gene encoding ATP-dependent zinc metalloprotease FTSH 2, chloroplastic isoform X1 — translation MQMAASSACLLGNGLSTHRTKSKLSKDFYGRNIVFTPAISSLGRKSNAVLVKASLKLKQHEGRRGFLKSLLGTAGIGVPALLGNGKAYADEQGVSSSRMSYSRFLEYLDKDRVKKVDLFENGTIAIVEAVSPELGNRVQRVRVQLPGLSQELLQKFREKNIDFAAHNAQEDSGSLLFNLIGNLAFPLILIGGLFLLSRRSSGGMGGPGGPGFPLAFGQSKAKFQMEPNTGVTFDDVAGVDEAKQDFMEVVEFLKKPERFTAVGARIPKGVLLIGPPGTGKTLLAKAIAGEAGVPFFSISGSEFVEMFVGVGASRVRDLFKKAKENAPCIVFVDEIDAVGRQRGTGIGGGNDEREQTLNQLLTEMDGFEGNTGIIVIAATNRADILDSALLRPGRFDRQVTVDVPDIRGRTEILKVHGSNKKFETDVSFDVIAMRTPGFSGADLANLLNEAAILAGRRGKTAISSKEIDDSIDRIVAGMEGTVMTDGKSKSLVAYHEVGHAICGTLTPGHDPVQKVTLIPRGQARGLTWFIPSDDPTLISKQQLFARIVGGLGGRAAEEIIFGEPEVTTGAAGDLQQITGLAKQMVVTFGMSEIGPWSLMDSSAQSADVIMRMMARNSMSEKLAEDIDTAVKRLSDSAYEIALQHIRNNREAIDKIVEVLIEKETMSGDEFRAILSEFVEIPAENQVPPSVPTPVSV, via the exons atgcAGATGGCAGCATCGTCAGCATGCTTGCTAGGAAACGGTCTGTCTACTCACAGAACTAAATCGAAGTTGAGTAAAGACTtttatgggaggaatattgTATTTACCCCCGCCATTTCATCGTTGGGTCGGAAATCGAATGCCGTACTCGTAAAGGCATCTTTAAAACTTAAACAACATGAAGGAAGAAGGGGATTCTTGAAGTCATTACTCGGAACTGCTGGAATTGGAGTTCCGGCTTTACTAGGAAATGGTAAAGCGTATGCTGATGAACAAGGGGTTTCTTCCTCGAGAATGTCGTATTCTAGGTTTTTGGAGTATTTGGACAAGGACAGGGTTAAAAAAGTGGATTTGTTTGAAAATGGAACGATAGCTATTGTGGAAGCTGTCTCTCCTGAGTTGGGAAACCGTGTTCAACGAGTTCGTGTGCAGTTGCCAGGACTTAGCCAAGAACTTCTTCAGAAGTTTAGGGAGAAGAACATTGACTTTGCTGCCCATAATGCTCAAGAAGACTCCGGTTCGTTGTTATTTAACTTGATTGGCAATCTAGCATTCCCATTAATCTTGATTGGAGGGTTGTTCCTTCTTTCAAGGAGATCGTCTGGTGGAATGGGAGGTCCGGGTGGGCCTGGTTTTCCCCTTGCTTTTGGTCAATCGAAAGCAAAGTTTCAAATGGAACCTAACACCGGTGTAACATTCGATGATGTTGCTGGAGTTGATGAAGCAAAGCAGGACTTCATGGAGGTTGTGGAGTTCTTAAAGAAGCCAGAAAGATTTACCGCAGTCGGGGCTCGTATCCCTAAAGGTGTTCTTCTCATTGGCCCTCCTGGAACCGGAAAGACTCTTCTTGCTAAGGCAATTGCCGGTGAAGCTGGTGTGCCATTCTTCTCCATTTCCGGTTCTGAGTTTGTTGAAATGTTTGTTGGTGTTGGTGCTTCTCGAGTTCGTGATCTTTTCAAGAAGGCCAAGGAGAATGCCCCCTGTATTGTCTTTGTGGATGAAATTGATGCCGTTGGACGACAAAGAGGAACTGGTATTGGTGGAGGGAATGATGAGAGAGAGCAAACTCTTAACCAGCTTTTGACCGAAATGGATGGTTTCGAGGGTAACACCGGTATCATCGTAATTGCAGCAACTAACAGAGCTGACATTCTTGATTCCGCTTTGTTGAGGCCAGGACGGTTTGATAGACAg GTCACTGTTGATGTTCCGGATATCAGAGGCAGAACTGAGATACTAAAGGTTCATGGTAGCAACAAGAAGTTTGAAACTGATGTATCATTTGATGTTATAGCCATGAGAACGCCTGGTTTTAGTGGAGCAGATCTAGCAAATCTATTAAACGAAGCTGCTATATTGGCTGGTCGGCGTGGCAAGACCGCAATTTCATCTAAAGAAATCGATGATTCAATTGATAGGATCGTGGCTGGAATGGAAGGAACAGTTATGACTGATGGAAAGAGCAAAAGCTTGGTTGCATACCACGAGGTCGGCCATGCCATTTGCGG AACTTTGACACCGGGTCACGATCCTGTTCAAAAAGTCACCTTGATTCCACGTGGCCAGGCACGCGGTCTTACCTGGTTCATTCCTTCAGATGACCCTACCTTGATCTCCAAGCAACAACTCTTTGCAAGAATTGTTGGTGGACTTGGTGGCAGAGCCGCAGAGGAAATCATCTTCGGTGAACCTGAGGTGACAACAGGTGCAGCTGGTGATTTGCAGCAGATTACTGGTTTGGCTAAACAG ATGGTGGTGACATTCGGAATGTCCGAAATTGGTCCATGGTCCCTTATGGACTCATCAGCCCAAAGCGCCGACGTCATAATGAGAATGATGGCAAGAAACTCAATGTCAGAAAAACTCGCCGAAGACATCGATACTGCCGTCAAGAGGCTATCAGACAGTGCTTACGAGATTGCGTTGCAACACATAAGGAACAACCGTGAAGCCATTGACAAGATCGTCGAAGTCCTCATTGAGAAGGAAACGATGAGCGGAGATGAATTCAGGGCAATCCTTTCGGAGTTTGTTGAAATCCCGGCCGAAAATCAGGTCCCTCCTTCAGTACCCACCCCAGTCTCTGTTTAA
- the LOC105774486 gene encoding glucose-6-phosphate 1-dehydrogenase, chloroplastic isoform X2 — translation MSSKFASKCCPHARWLVGFFFGAVATKVSPVEKETPIEKLKSELLSVTSSNEWDEKAGFDINENESTVSITVVGASGDLAKKKIFPALFALYYEGCLPKHFTVYGYARSKMTDAELRNMVSKTLTCRIDKRENCGEKMEEFLKRCFYHSGQYDSEENFAQLDKKLKEHEGGKVSNRLFYLSIPPNIFIDAVKCASSSASSGNGWTRVIVEKPFGRDSDSSAALTKALKQYLTEDQIFRIDHYLGKELVENLSVLRFSNLIFEPLWSRQYIRNVQLIFSEDFGTEGRGGYFDHYGIIRDIMQNHLLQILALFAMETPVSLDAEDIRNEKVKVLRSMRPLQLEDVVIGQYKSHSKGGVTYPAYTDDKTVPKDSLTPTFAAAALFIDNARWDGVPFLMKAGKALHNKRAEIRVQFRHVPGNLYNRNFGTDLDQATNELVIRVQPDEAIYLKINNKVPGLGMRLDCSNLNLHYAARYSKEIPDAYERLLLDAIEGERRLFIRSDELDAAWSLFTPVLAELEEQKIMPEYYPYGSRGPVGAHYLAARYNVRWGDLGLDQSA, via the exons ATGTCAAGCAAATTCGCATCAAAATGCTGTCCTCATGCAAGATGGTtagttgggtttttttttg GTGCAGTGGCGACAAAAGTGTCACCGGTGGAAAAGGAAACTCCTATTGAGAAATTGAAAAGTGAGTTGTTGTCAGTTACATCTTCAAATGAATGGGATGAAAAGGCCGGTTTTGATATCAATGAAAATGAGTCAACCGTCAGTATCACGGTGGTCGGAGCTTCTGGGGATCTTGCGAAAAAGAAGATATTCCCCGCACTTTTTGCACTTTATTACGAAGGCTGTCTTCCTAAG CACTTTACTGTCTATGGTTATGCGAGGAGTAAGATGACTGATGCGGAACTAAGGAATATGGTGAGCAAGACCCTTACCTGTAGAATCGATAAAAG GGAGAATTGTGGTGAAAAGATGGAAGAATTTCTTAAAAGATGTTTCTACCACTCTGGTCAGTATGATTCTGAGGAAAATTTTGCTCAGTTGGACAAGAAGCTCAAGGAGCATGAG GGTGGGAAGGTTTCTAATCGCCTCTTTTATCTATCTATCCctccaaatatttttattgacgCTGTAAAATGTGCAAGCTCGTCAGCTTCATCGGGTAATGGTTGGACCAGGGTCATTGTTGAGAAACCTTTCGGTCGAGATTCGGATTCATCTGCTGCACTGACAAAAGCGCTAAAGCAGTACCTAACCGAGGATCAAATTTTCAG GATAGACCACTATCTAGGAAAGGAACTTGTGGAAAATCTTTCTGTTCTGCGGTTCTCCAATCTTATATTCGAACCATTGTGGTCGAGGCAATATATTAGAAATGTACAATTGATATTTTCTGAAGATTTTGGAACCGAAGGACGTGGGGG GTATTTTGACCATTACGGTATAATTAGAGATATAATGCAGAATCATCTACTTCAAATACTTGCTCTCTTTGCTATGGAAACCCCCGTAAGTTTGGATGCCGAGGATATAAGAAACGAAAAG GTTAAGGTCTTGCGGTCAATGAGACCGTTGCAACTTGAAGACGTAGTTATTGGACAGTACAAGAGCCACAGTAAAGGAGGAGTTACTTACCCTGCCTACACGGATGACAAGACCGTGCCCAAAGATAGCTTGACCCCAACTTTTGCAGCCGCCGCCTTGTTCATAGACAATGCACGGTGGGATGGGGTGCCTTTTCTTATGAAAGCCGGAAAAGCATTACATAATAAGAG GGCGGAGATAAGGGTACAGTTCAGGCACGTGCCTGGCAATTTATATAACCGAAATTTTGGAACTGATCTTGATCAAGCTACGAATGAGCTCGTCATTAGAGTGCAGCCAGATGAAGCTATTTATTTGAAGATCAATAACAAGGTCCCTGGACTCGGGATGAGATTGGACTGCAGTAACCTAAACCTTCATTATGCTGCCAG ATATTCGAAAGAGATTCCGGATGCGTACGAGAGGCTTCTGCTGGATGCAATTGAAGGTGAGAGAAGATTGTTTATCCGGAGTGACGAGCTCGATGCAGCCTGGTCACTCTTCACTCCCGTTTTGGCAGAGCTGGAAGAGCAAAAAATAATGCCCGAATACTACCCTTATGGAAGCCGTGGCCCTGTCGGGGCTCATTATCTTGCGGCCAGATACAATGTTCGGTGGGGTGATCTTGGCTTAGACCAATCGGCCTAA